The Henckelia pumila isolate YLH828 chromosome 2, ASM3356847v2, whole genome shotgun sequence genome includes a window with the following:
- the LOC140883550 gene encoding glycerol-3-phosphate dehydrogenase [NAD(+)], translating to MPFNSSPLLLISLFSIHLRSAISPHSLFSSRSYSSLFVPMAPFLDGESNHNTAGAGTQAPPPPPSRVTVVGSGNWGSVAAKLIASNTLKLNSFHDEVRMWVFEEVLPTGEKLSEVINQTNENVKYLPGIKLGKNVVADPDIENAVRNANMLVFVTPHQFMEGICKKLVGKIRDDAEAISLIKGMEVKKEGPCMISTLITEQLGINCCVLMGANIANEIAVEKFSEATVGYRKDKEIAEKWVKLFNTSYFMVSPVQDVEGVELCGTLKNVVAIAAGFVDGLEMGNNTKAAIMRIGLREMKAFSKLLFPSVKDSTFFESCGIADLITTCLGGRNRKCADAFARNGGKRSFDELEAEMLQGQKLQGVSTAKEVYEVLNHRGWLELFPLFSTVHKICIGQLPPSAIVEYSEHKPNFSIVGGSAQFF from the exons ATGCCATTTAATTCTTCGCCTCTCCTCCTCATTTCTCTCTTCTCCATTCATCTCCGCTCCGCCATTTCTCCGCATTCCCTTTTCTCCTCTCGATCCTATTCTTCGCTGTTTGTGCCCATGGCTCCGTTTCTCGACGGGGAGAGTAATCACAATACCGCCGGAGCTGGGACTCAagcgccgccgccgccgccgtccAGAGTCACGGTTGTTGGCAGTGGGAATTGGGGGAGCGTTGCTGCCAAGCTCATTGCGTCCAACACCCTCAAGCTTAATTCATTTCACG ATGAAGTGAGGATGTGGGTGTTTGAGGAAGttttgccaacaggtgaaaagCTCTCTGAAGTTATAAATCAAACCAAT GAGAATGTAAAATATCTTCCAGGCATAAAGCTTGGCAAAAATGTTGTTGCAGACCCTGATATTGAGAATGCAG TGAGGAATGCCAACATGTTGGTATTTGTGACACCCCACCAATTCATGGAGGGGATATGTAAAAAGCTAGTAGGAAAGATAAGGGATGATGCAGAAGCAATCTCTCTGATCAAAGGAATGGAGGTGAAGAAGGAAGGTCCATGCATGATTTCTACGCTCATCACCGAACAACTCGGAATTAATTGTTGTGTTCTTATGGGAGCAAATATTGCCAATGAG ATTGCGGTGGAGAAATTTAGTGAGGCGACTGTGGGATATAGAAAAGATAAAGAGATTGCGGAGAAATGGGTAAAACTGTTCAACACCTCTTACTTCATGGTCTCACCG GTCCAAGATGTGGAAGGAGTTGAACTATGTGGGACGCTGAAAAATGTTGTGGCTATTGCTGCTG GTTTCGTGGATGGGTTGGAGATGGGAAACAATACGAAG GCTGCAATAATGAGAATTGGTTTGCGAGAAATGAAGGCGTTTTCAAAGCTGCTTTTCCCTTCTGTTAAAGACAGTACATTCTTCGAAAGCTGTGGCATTGCAGATTTAATTACAACATGCT TGGGGGGAAGAAACAGGAAATGCGCGGATGCTTTTGCTAGGAATGGTGGGAAGAGATCTTTCGATGAGCTTGAAGCAGAGATGTTGCAGGGCCAGAAATTACAG GGTGTATCAACTGCAAAAGAGGTTTATGAAGTTTTGAATCATCGGGGATGGTTAGAGCTTTTCCCTCTGTTCTCGACAGTGCACAAGATTTGCATCGGTCAACTCCCACCATCAGCCATAGTCGAGTACAGTGAGCACAAACCCAATTTTTCCATTGTTGGAGGTTCTGCTCAATTTTTCTGA
- the LOC140881451 gene encoding uncharacterized membrane protein At3g27390 — protein MEPPRGLWASLGNFICFLPYFIGLLILGVIKGILMLPAILLLMTVGISGIVLGLWPIHCFYTYYCIFRTKQFGPSLKLVLFIFIPAILIAWLPVGIACGVLGGAAYGLLAPMFATFQAVEEGKSDQLYHCFIDGTWDAVKGSFTIIRDVRDVCYHSYLSIMYDLRHLGPQEGKYYEIRLIYLPQALVAGILGSVVDFPVISLVAMFKSVYMLFKGWHRLFHDCIGREGPFLETICVPFAGLAILLWPLAVAGAVLGSMVSSIFLGAYAAVIVYQESSMWYGLCYIVASLSMYDEYSNDVLDMPEGSCFPRPQYRKNPPSRTTSRNDSISGTNSFKRPPSRASSINSPMLDLKPIEIIDGWFEECQRFGEIMVSEGILTLQDIEYAKNNKDSGRVITIGLPAYCLFQFLIRSVNANSTGLLLRDDVTEIMPSNRPKDAYFDWFLNPLLIMKDQIKACNLTETEEEYLGKLVLFKGDDSRLKNSMTSPPPESELRRAELDALARRLQGITKSISRYPTCRRRYDSSLKKILEELGKKNGDSGKSMSRSKSKLVKFPSLKSFKSRTKNPGIDLEAQTTSERDLEIR, from the exons ATGGAACCCCCGAGGGGGTTGTGGGCTTCTTTGGGGAACTTCATTTGTTTTTTGCCTTACTTCATCGGACTTCTCATTCTTGGAGTCATTAAAG GTATCCTTATGCTTCCGGCAATACTTCTCCTAATGACTGTGGGAATATCTGGGATAGTTCTGGGTCTTTGGCCAATACACTGTTTCTATACGTATTACTGCATTTTTAG AACGAAACAATTTGGGCCATCTTTGAAGCTTGTTCTTTTCATATTTATTCCCGCCATCTTAATAGCATGGCTCCCTGTTGGCATTGCTTGTGGAGTTCTAGGAGGGGCCGCATATGGCCTGCTTGCACCAATGTTTGCCACTTTTCAGGCAGTTGAGGAGGGGAAGAGTGACCAATTATATCACTGTTTTATC GATGGAACTTGGGATGCTGTCAAAGGAAGCTTCACTATTATTAGGGATGTTAGGGATGTTTGTTACCATTCTTACTTGTCCATTATGTATGATCTAAGGCATCTAGGGCCTCAGGAAGGAAAATATTACGAAATTAG ATTGATCTATCTTCCCCAAGCTCTTGTAGCTGGAATTTTGGGTTCAGTGGTTGACTTTCCAGTGATTTCACTCGTTGCCATGTTCAAAAGCGTTTACATGCTTTTCAAGGGTTGGCATCGCTTATTTCATGACTGTATTGGTCGTGAAGGGCCATTCTTGGAGACAATTTGTGTGCCATTTGCTGGTCTCGCAATTTTACTCTGGCCATTAGCTGTTGCAGGGGCGGTATTGGGCTCCATGGTTTCGAGTATCTTCTTGGGTGCCTATGCAGCGGTGATAGTGTATCAG GAGTCCTCAATGTGGTATGGACTTTGTTACATTGTGGCTTCATTGTCTATGTATGATGAATATAGCAATGATGTTCTTGACATGCCCGAGGGATCCTGCTTTCCTAG GCCACAGTATAGAAAGAATCCTCCATCACGAACTACCTCTCGTAACGACTCTATCTCAGGGACTAATTCTTTCAAAAGGCCACCCTCTCGTGCAAGTTCTATCAATTCACCTATGCTAGACCTGAAGCCCATTGAG ATAATTGATGGCTGGTTCGAGGAGTGTCAACGCTTTGGGGAAATTATGGTTTCCGAAGGAATCCTAACTCTGCAAGATATTGAGTATGCCAAGAATAACAAAGATAGTGGCAGAGTGATTACCATTGGTTTACCTGCTTATTGCCTCTTTCAATTCCTTATACGCTCGGTGAATGCCAATTCTACTGGTTTATTGCTGA GAGATGATGTTACTGAAATAATGCCCTCCAACAGACCAAAAGATGCTTACTTCGATTGGTTTCTTAATCCACTTTTGATCATGAAAGACCAGATTAAAGCTTGTAACCTGACTGAAACTGAGGAGGAATACCTTGGTAAGTTAGTTTTGTTTAAAGGTGATGATTCAAGATTAAAGAACTCAATGACTAGCCCACCACCTGAATCCGAACTTCGACGAGCTGAACTGGATGCACTTGCCCGCAG ACTTCAAGGGATCACTAAATCAATATCAAGATATCCAACTTGTAGGCGTCGATATGACAGTAGTTTGAAAAAGATCCTAGAAGAGCTTGGTAAGAAGAATGGAGATAGCGGAAAATCAATGTCGAGATCAAAGAGCAAGTTGGTCAAGTTTCCTAGCCTGAAGTCTTTCAAAAGTCGGACGAAGAACCCCGGTATCGATCTAGAGGCTCAAACAACCTCTGAAAGAGACCTTGAAATCAGATGA
- the LOC140879731 gene encoding uncharacterized protein isoform X1 gives MGGMTSSMAAKFAFFPPNPPSYKVVNDEGTGLLLLSPFPHRENVEIMRLPTRRGTEVVAVYVRYPMAGSTLLYSHGNAADLGQMYELFVELSIHLRVNLIGYDYSGYGQSSGKPSEQNTYGDIDAVFKCLEENYGTKQEDVILYGQSVGSGPTLELATRLPRLRAVVLHSPILSGVRVMYPVKRTYWFDIYKNIDKIPLVNCPVLIIHGTADEVVDFSHGKQLWELCKEKYEPLWVKGGNHCDLELYPEYIRHLKKFVATVERSTAHRISTRKSTDQFEPSRKSTDLFDAPRKSTDRREKPRHSTDKPERLKTHSNNGDKLEKLRAFEKLERSRRSVDCIEKARKSVDHQVERARKSVDTLDRIRTG, from the exons ATGGGCGGGATGACGTCATCCATGGCCGCGAAGTTCGCTTTCTTTCCGCCCAATCCGCCGTCTTACAAGGTGGTGAACGATGAAGGGACGGGTCTGCTGCTGTTGAGCCCGTTTCCGCACAGGGAAAACGTGGAGATCATGAGGCTGCCTACGCGGCGTGGTACGGAGGTTGTGGCCGTTTACGTGAGGTACCCCATGGCTGGTTCTACGCTTCTCTATTCCCATGGCAATGCCGCTGATCTGGGGCAGATGTATGAACTTTTTGTTGAGCTCAGTATTCACTTGCGTGTTAATTTGATCGG GTATGACTACTCTGGATATGGCCAATCATCTGGGAAG CCAAGTGAGCAGAATACTTATGGAGATATTGACGCAGTATTTAAGTGTCTTGAGGAGAACTATGGAACCAAACAAGAAGATGTCATTCTCTATGGTCAATCTGTTGGAAGCGGACCGACTCTGGAACTTGCAACTCGGTTGCCTAGGTTAAGAGCTGTTGTGTTGCATAGTCCTATACTCTCAGGAGTAAGAGTCATGTATCCTGTTAAGCGCACTTACTGGTTTGACATCTACAAG AACATTGATAAAATCCCTCTCGTTAATTGTCCTGTACTTATTATTCAT GGAACTGCGGATGAAGTAGTTGATTTTTCGCATGGTAAGCAGCTCTGGGAACTGTGTAAGGAGAAATATGAACCCTTATGGGTTAAAGGAGGAAATCACTGTGATTTAGAACTCTACCCAGAGTACATCAGACATTTGAAGAAGTTTGTGGCAACTGTGGAGAGGTCGACTGCACACAGAATCAGTACTAGGAAAAGCACAGACCAGTTTGAGCCATCTAGAAAGAGTACAGATTTATTTGATGCTCCAAGAAAGAGCACTGACAGGAGAGAAAAGCCCAGACACAGTACAGACAAACCCGAGAGATTAAAAACTCATTCAAACAATGGTGACAAGCTCGAGAAATTGAGGGCATTTGAAAAGTTGGAAAGGTCGCGCAGAAGCGTTGACTGCATTGAGAAGGCACGGAAAAGCGTCGACCATCAAGTGGAAAGAGCTCGGAAGAGTGTAGACACACTGGATAGAATACGCACTGGATAA
- the LOC140881724 gene encoding pentatricopeptide repeat-containing protein At4g35850, mitochondrial yields MQILRILSGNRRAVIRTIGRRNFSAPSEEYLKRNYAANEAEYNTVIGSLVSQRRHYMMRDVYDDMMLDGVKPERDTFHSLIVGTMKGARLQDAFFFRDEMKSMGLVPDVFLYNYLISTCGKCKNPDQAILLLDEMKRSELKPTGQTYICLLHACAAGGRLDKVYAIVRDMTASGLGLNQFCYAGIINAYKNRKPFTDDTASKIIELVEQSKGWSSVDQTKQSAENVMMGIFEEELYGLPTAEYVHRRGGFIFRELTVYHVAFHACADLMDVEATDRLLAMLEKDGKTPDAFILLQVMRCYLHAGHIDRGVKVFEDYKNAKKTPFIELYVTLAEGAMVGYTPRGMQIAQDTLVAMNSRNYFLNAKMANDLLFTASGEKTGGYTTANLLWDMAQALKINLSLPAVEAYYSGLKERQIPEDDPRLLNVSKTRDSLRLRNGSIAGR; encoded by the exons ATGCAGATTTTGCGGATACTCTCAG GAAACCGTCGAGCAGTAATCCGAACCATAGGCCGTAGAAATTTCAGTGCTCCTTCGGAAGAGTATTTAAAAAGAAATTATGCTGCCAATGAGGCGGAATATAACACAGTCATTGGCTCTCTCGTTTCTCAGCGAAG GCATTATATGATGAGGGATGTGTACGACGACATGATGCTTGATGGGGTGAAGCCAGAGAGGGATACATTTCACTCACTTATAGTTGGGACTATGAAAGGGGCTCGCTTGCAAGATGCATTCTTTTTTCGTGATGAAATGAAGTCTATGGGTTTGGTACCAGAT GTTTTTTTGTACAACTACTTGATCTCGACGTGCGGAAAGTGCAAGAATCCGGACCAGGCTATTCTG CTCCTAGATGAAATGAAGAGATCCGAATTAAAACCTACCGGGCAAACCTACATATGTTTGCTTCATGCTTGTGCAGCTGGTGGTCGATTAGATAAAGT ATATGCAATTGTTAGAGATATGACAGCTTCTGGTCTCGGTTTGAATCAATTTTGCTATGCTGGAATAATAAATGCATATAAGAACAGGAAACCTTTTACTGATGATACAGCCTCCAAA ATTATCGAGCTCGTTGAGCAGTCCAAAGGATGGTCCtcagttgatcaaacaaaacAAAGCGCCGAAAATGTAATGATGGGTATATTTGAAGAAGAACTGTATGGTCTCCCTACAGCTGAATATGTTCATCGCCGTGGTGGATTCATTTTCAGGGAGTTGACTGTATACCATGTTGCATTCCATGCTTGTGCTGATCTTATGGATGTTGAG GCCACAGATAGACTCTTGGCGATGCTTGAAAAAGATGGAAAAACCCCAGATGCATTCATTTTGCTGCAAGTTATGAG GTGCTATCTTCATGCTGGGCACATAGACCGGGGTGTGAAAGTATTTGAAGACTACAAGAATGCAAAAAAGACACCCTTTATTGAACTTTATGTG ACACTCGCAGAAGGAGCAATGGTCGGATATACTCCAAGGGGCATGCAGATTGCGCAAGATACATTG GTTGCCATGAACTCCAGGAATTATTTCTTGAATGCTAAAATGGCAAATGATCTCTTGTTCACCGCCTCTGGTGAAAAG ACCGGTGGGTATACGACTGCAAACTTACTATGGGATATGGCTCAAGCGCTCAAAATCAACCTCTCACTTCCCGCTGTTGAAGCTTATTACTCTGGTTTGAAA GAAAGACAGATACCCGAGGACGATCCACGACTGTTGAATGTTTCCAAAACGCGTGACAGTTTACGACTCAGAAATGGGAGCATCGCCGGACGATAG
- the LOC140885553 gene encoding uncharacterized protein — protein MARQVIALALIFIAASAAVVSAQSSPAQSPSLSPAKSQTKNTPATPGVSPVPAPKATETPSATAATPSSSPAASTEEEPSSPPVLPSGEAPSPTEDATVAAGPTVSTPAPVADTEGPKGDATTLTVSAAAGAAAAAAGFFLF, from the coding sequence ATGGCTCGTCAAGTCATAGCTCTTGCCCTCATCTTTATCGCCGCCTCAGCCGCGGTCGTCTCCGCCCAATCCTCACCCGCCCAATCTCCGTCACTGTCTCCGGCCAAATCCCAGACTAAGAATACCCCCGCCACCCCCGGCGTATCCCCTGTCCCGGCCCCGAAGGCAACCGAGACCCCATCCGCTACCGCAGCCACCCCCAGCTCATCCCCCGCCGCCTCCACGGAGGAGGAGCCGTCGTCTCCTCCAGTGCTCCCATCCGGCGAGGCTCCCTCTCCCACTGAGGATGCCACTGTAGCTGCAGGACCCACGGTCAGCACACCTGCACCCGTGGCTGACACGGAAGGTCCCAAGGGTGATGCCACCACCTtgactgtctctgctgctgctggAGCCGCTGCCGCTGCCGCCGGCTTCTTCTTGTTCTAA
- the LOC140879731 gene encoding uncharacterized protein isoform X2: MGGMTSSMAAKFAFFPPNPPSYKVVNDEGTGLLLLSPFPHRENVEIMRLPTRRGTEVVAVYVRYPMAGSTLLYSHGNAADLGQMYDYSGYGQSSGKPSEQNTYGDIDAVFKCLEENYGTKQEDVILYGQSVGSGPTLELATRLPRLRAVVLHSPILSGVRVMYPVKRTYWFDIYKNIDKIPLVNCPVLIIHGTADEVVDFSHGKQLWELCKEKYEPLWVKGGNHCDLELYPEYIRHLKKFVATVERSTAHRISTRKSTDQFEPSRKSTDLFDAPRKSTDRREKPRHSTDKPERLKTHSNNGDKLEKLRAFEKLERSRRSVDCIEKARKSVDHQVERARKSVDTLDRIRTG, from the exons ATGGGCGGGATGACGTCATCCATGGCCGCGAAGTTCGCTTTCTTTCCGCCCAATCCGCCGTCTTACAAGGTGGTGAACGATGAAGGGACGGGTCTGCTGCTGTTGAGCCCGTTTCCGCACAGGGAAAACGTGGAGATCATGAGGCTGCCTACGCGGCGTGGTACGGAGGTTGTGGCCGTTTACGTGAGGTACCCCATGGCTGGTTCTACGCTTCTCTATTCCCATGGCAATGCCGCTGATCTGGGGCAGAT GTATGACTACTCTGGATATGGCCAATCATCTGGGAAG CCAAGTGAGCAGAATACTTATGGAGATATTGACGCAGTATTTAAGTGTCTTGAGGAGAACTATGGAACCAAACAAGAAGATGTCATTCTCTATGGTCAATCTGTTGGAAGCGGACCGACTCTGGAACTTGCAACTCGGTTGCCTAGGTTAAGAGCTGTTGTGTTGCATAGTCCTATACTCTCAGGAGTAAGAGTCATGTATCCTGTTAAGCGCACTTACTGGTTTGACATCTACAAG AACATTGATAAAATCCCTCTCGTTAATTGTCCTGTACTTATTATTCAT GGAACTGCGGATGAAGTAGTTGATTTTTCGCATGGTAAGCAGCTCTGGGAACTGTGTAAGGAGAAATATGAACCCTTATGGGTTAAAGGAGGAAATCACTGTGATTTAGAACTCTACCCAGAGTACATCAGACATTTGAAGAAGTTTGTGGCAACTGTGGAGAGGTCGACTGCACACAGAATCAGTACTAGGAAAAGCACAGACCAGTTTGAGCCATCTAGAAAGAGTACAGATTTATTTGATGCTCCAAGAAAGAGCACTGACAGGAGAGAAAAGCCCAGACACAGTACAGACAAACCCGAGAGATTAAAAACTCATTCAAACAATGGTGACAAGCTCGAGAAATTGAGGGCATTTGAAAAGTTGGAAAGGTCGCGCAGAAGCGTTGACTGCATTGAGAAGGCACGGAAAAGCGTCGACCATCAAGTGGAAAGAGCTCGGAAGAGTGTAGACACACTGGATAGAATACGCACTGGATAA
- the LOC140883373 gene encoding pre-rRNA-processing protein ESF2, whose protein sequence is MTVDEPVLAGTSCQIEDDKGLNILTKKERLKNKRKKSLMKEAEKADKRGVCYLSRVPPHMNPLKLRQILSEYGDIQRIYLTPEDPAAQVRRKKSGGFRGQEFSEGWVEFTEKGVAKRVAKMLNGEQIGGRKKSSFYYDLWNIKYLSKFKWDDLTEEIAMKNATREQKLALELSAAKRERDFYLSKVDQANTLSKIEERLKKKQKVEMIRKVKRNFPQKKPIVAETGEAKELSRDVLAGVFGGS, encoded by the exons ATGACAGTGGATGAACCAGTCTTAGCCGGAACAAGTTGTCAAATTGAGGATGATAAAGGCTTGAATATATTGACAAAGAAGGAAAGGCTGAAAAACAAAAGGAAGAAGAGCTTGATGAAGGAAGCTGAAAAGGCTGACAAGCGAGGAGTTTGCTATTTAAGTAGGGTACCTCCTCATATGAACCCTTTGAAGCTTCGCCAGATTCTTTCTGAGTATGGAGATATTCAAAGAATTTATCTTACACCTGAAG ATCCTGCCGCACAAGTCCGTCGTAAAAAATCTGGTGGATTCCGAGGACAAGAATTTTCAGAAGG GTGGGTTGAGTTCACCGAGAAAGGCGTTGCGAAGAGAGTTGCAAAGATGTTGAATGGCGAACAAATTG GTGGCAGGAAAAAGTCATCCTTCTATTACGACCTTTGGAATATCAAATACTTGAGCAAATTCAAGTGGGATGATCTTACTGAAGAGATAG CAATGAAAAATGCGACTCGAGAGCAGAAATTAGCATTGGAACTCTCCGCTGCTAAAAGAGAGCGGGACTTTTACCTATCAAAGGTTGACCAGGCTAACACCTTAAGTAAAATTGAAGAACGACTAAAAAAG AAACAAAAGGTCGAAATGATACGTAAAGTGAAACGTAACTTCCCTCAGAAAAAACCAATTGTTGCTGAAACTGGAGAGGCCAAGGAGTTGTCTAGGGATGTCCTAGCAGGA GTTTTCGGTGGTTCTTAA